A single genomic interval of Eleutherodactylus coqui strain aEleCoq1 chromosome 3, aEleCoq1.hap1, whole genome shotgun sequence harbors:
- the LOC136620460 gene encoding epoxide hydrolase 1-like: MWQQLLEDGRSAFNDHWPRSLLIPAAVGLGGALLCWKLHGRKIKTLELGDGWWGPGERPHTHGEDTCVRPYTIEASEADIEDLHRRLDSTRFFPPLEDAKFHYGFNSKYLRMVISYWRNKFDWKKQVKILNKYPHFKTTIEGLDVHFIHVKPLHVTPGQKVYPLLMVHGWPGSFYEFYHILPLLTEPGKYGLNPNVAFEVICPSIPGYGFSEASSKKGFNANAAARIFYKLMLRLGFNEFYLQGGDWGSRITTILSQMKPESVKGLHLNFMTLQMGGLGRLKSLLIGRYMPWLVGMTREDTKRLYPYMEKNVFRIIRETGYMHIQATKPDTVGSALNDSPAGLAAYILEKFSTWTDNSFRELDEGGLDRKFSLDDLLTNIMIYWITGSIASSMRFYKENFPRNYNRTPDTKIGVSVPTGVAAFPCELVHVPRVWAKQKFRNIVSYTYMPRGGHFAAFEEPELLARDIQNFVSKVEKM, translated from the exons ATGTGGCAGCAGCTCCTGGAGGATGGCAG GTCGGCCTTCAATGACCACTGGCCTCGCAGCCTCCTGATCCCCGCTGCTGTTGGCCTTGGAGGGGCTCTTTTGTGCTGGAAGCTGCATGGAAGGAAGATAAAGACTCTAGAGCTGGGAGACGGCTGGTGGGGTCCAGGGGAGAGGCCTCACACCCATGGAGAGGATACTTGTGTGCGCCCCTACACCATTGAAGCCTCGGAGGCCGATATTGAG GACCTTCATAGACGCTTGGACAGCACCAGGTTCTTCCCTCCTCTAGAAGATGCCAAATTCCACTACGGGTTTAACTCTAAGTATTTGAGGATGGTGATTTCTTACTGGAGGAATAAATTTGACTGGAAGAAACAAGTAAAGATCCTTAATAAATATCCTCACTTCAAAACGACCATAGAAG GTCTGGATGTGCATTTTATCCACGTGAAGCCGTTACATGTGACCCCAGGACAGAAGGTCTACCCTCTTCTTATGGTCCATGGCTGGCCAGGCTCCTTCTACGAGTTCTATCACATCCTGCCACTCCTCACAGAACCCGGGAAGTATGGTCTAAATCCAAATGTTGCCTTTGAGGTCATATGTCCCTCTATCCCAGGATATGGCTTTTCTGAGGCTTCATCTAAGAAGG GATTCAACGCCAACGCTGCTGCCCGGATCTTCTACAAGTTAATGCTAAGACTTGGATTCAATGAATTTTACCTTCAGGGTGGAGACTGGGGCAGTAGAATCACCACCATCTTATCTCAGATGAAACCAGA GTCGGTAAAAGGTCTCCATCTGAACTTTATGACGCTTCAGATGGGAGGACTAGGGAGGCTGAAATCACTGTTGATTGGTCGATATATGCCCTGGTTGGTGGGGATGACGAGAGAAGACACCAAACGCCTTtatccctatatggaaaagaatgTGTTCAGAATCATACGGGAAACTGGATACATGCACATACAGGCGACCAAACCTGACACAGTCG GCTCGGCTCTGAATGACTCTCCTGCTGGACTCGCTGCCTACATCCTAGAGAAGTTCTCAACGTGGACGGACAACTCCTTCCGGGAGCTGGACGAGGGCGGCCTAGACAG GAAATTCTCTCTTGATGATCTCTTAACCAACATCATGATCTACTGGATTACGGGATCCATTGCATCCTCCATGAGGTTCTACAAGGAGAACTTTCCACGCAACTATAATCGCACCCCTGACACCAA GATCGGGGTGTCTGTACCCACCGGAGTCGCTGCCTTCCCCTGTGAGCTGGTGCATGTGCCCCGGGTGTGGGCCAAGCAGAAGTTCCGCAACATTGTCTCCTACACCTACATGCCACGCGGGGGGCACTTTGCCGCCTTTGAGGAACCAGAACTTCTGGCCCGTGACATCCAGAACTTTGTGTCCAAGGTCGAGAAGATGTGA
- the LOC136620461 gene encoding epoxide hydrolase 1-like — translation MWRQVLENGRSAFNDHWPHSALVPVGVGGAVLCWLLCRRRKRTIDMGDGWWGAGVKPQKTEDTSVRPFRIEVSEDDIKDLHERLDRTRYVTPLEDSQFHYGFPGTELQKIVSYWRNTFDWGKQVETINRYPHYKTNIEGLDVHFLHVKPPHLQPGQKAVPLLMVHGWPGSVYEFYRIIPLLTEPGKHGLDPSVTFEVICPSIPGYGFSEAPHKKGFDAAAAARIFYKLMLRLGFSEFYLQGGDWGSLITTVLSQMKPQSVKGLHLNMVLIRNRGLKVLLCMLLGRHLPWLVGFTREDVKRYFPYFEKSWYAVMRESGYLHIQATKPDTVGSALNDSPAGLAAYILEKFSTWTDPDFRQLEDGGLQRNYSMDDLLTNVMIYWVTGSVTSSMRFYKENFTREFQTSPTARTPVYVPTGIAAFPCELLHAPRVLAKDKYRNIVTYTYMPRGGHFAAFEEPELLARDIQNFVSKVEKK, via the exons GTCGGCGTTCAATGACCACTGGCCGCACAGCGCTCTGGTTCCGGTCGGGGTTGGCGGTGCTGTACTTTGCTGGCTGCTATGTAGACGTAGAAAGCGAACCATAGACATGGGGGACGGGTGGTGGGGTGCCGGGGTGAAGCCCCAGAAGACTGAGGACACCAGTGTGAGACCGTTCCGCATCGAGGTGTCTGAGGACGATATTAAG GATCTCCATGAACGTCTGGATCGGACCCGCTACGTTACCCCTCTCGAGGATTCACAGTTCCATTATGGCTTTCCAGGGACGGAGCTCCAGAAGATCGTCTCCTACTGGAGGAACACGTTTGACTGGGGCAAGCAGGTGGAGACCATCAATAGATACCCGCACTACAAGACCAACATCGAAG GTCTGGACGTCCATTTTCTCCATGTGAAGCCCCCGCACCTTCAGCCCGGCCAGAAGGCCGTCCCCCTCCTCATGGTCCATGGCTGGCCCGGCTCTGTATATGAATTCTACCGCATAATCCCGCTGCTGACAGAACCCGGGAAGCACGGACTGGACCCCAGCGTCACATTTGAGGTCATCTGTCCCTCTATTCCAGGATACGGCTTCTCCGAAGCGCCACACAAGAAAG GTTTCGATGCTGCTGCAGCCGCTCGCATCTTCTACAAACTGATGCTGAGACTGGGATTTAGTGAGTTCTACCTGCAAGGAGGAGACTGGGGGAGTCTAATCACCACAGTGTTGTCACAGATGAAACCGCA GTCGGTGAAGGGCCTCCACCTCAATATGGTCTTGATCAGAAATAGAGGACTCAAGGTGCTTCTTTGTATGCTTCTTGGGCGTCATCTGCCTTGGCTTGTCGGCTTCACAAGAGAAGACGTTAAACGTTACTTCCCGTACTTCGAGAAGTCGTGGTATGCCGTAATGCGAGAGTCGGGGTACCTCCACATTCAAGCCACCAAACCGGACACTGTTG GCTCTGCTTTGAATGACTCCCCTGCTGGTCTTGCTGCATACATTTTGGAGAAGTTCTCTACATGGAccgatccagacttcagacaacTAGAGGATGGAGGCCTGCAGAG GAACTATTCCATGGACGATCTTCTTACTAACGTGATGATCTACTGGGTAACTGGATCCGTTACATCTTCTATGAGATTCTACAAGGAGAATTTCACTCGAGAATTCCAAACGTCTCCAACAGCAAG GACCCCTGTATATGTGCCCACTGGCATTGCTGCCTTCCCCTGTGAGTTGCTTCATGCCCCCAGGGTATTGGCTAAAGATAAATATAGGAACATTGTCACTTACACCTACATGCCGCGTGGAGGACATTTTGCCGCCTTCGAGGAGCCTGAACTTCTTGCCCGTGACATCCAGAACTTTGTGTCCAAAGTGGAAAAGAAATAA